In Alnus glutinosa chromosome 7, dhAlnGlut1.1, whole genome shotgun sequence, the sequence AGGTGTGctgaaaacgatttacagtttcaAATGCTTCTTGGGAGAGACAAGAATTATGTACAATCAACTAGGTAATTATGTACAAGTTGTTCCCAGCCCCTGCAGATAACACTGGGTCAACGGTGACGAGGGTCATAAGAAACAAATGTAGGATCTGGAACAATGAGAGGCAGTTTATCAATGTACATAAAAAGTCTCTTCAAGTTCTCCCTGAAGATTGAGGACAAGTCAACAATTTCGCTGCGACTGATGCAGATCCAAAGGTCATCTGAGTCGACTCTGCTGAGACTATCCCGGCAAAACGGGCATGACTGCGATCGCACACGCCTAGAGAGCAACCACCAGTAAACAGCAAAACAGGATGAACAACTTAACTAGTATAGTTACAACAAGAAGAGAAATCAAATCTCCAGCACTCaattccttgaaaaaaaaaaaaaggaaagaaaagaaaagaaaagagtataCTCTTTCTGAGATTCATACTTTTCTGGTGGTGGTTGCTGTTATGATAGACAAATTAGCAAAAGGCCCCAAATCAAATGGCACTATTTTATTTGGTAGCAATCACCAGATTCACCACAAGCAGTAGCTGCAGAATCTATGGCCATAAATGAATGCATTCAATATTGATAAAGTTGAATTTATGGCCATAATCTTTGCTGACATTATAGAGATGAGACATAAAGTTGGGCCCTAGTCATAAAAAAGATGCCATTGGAAGCTTTTAACTCTGTTAGAATGTTCATTACTTTGGTTGGAATGCCAAAAATCTATCTAGTAGTACTGCACTTCTGTAAGAAATAAAAGCCTGCacattgtaataaatttttgctttccaacaaagaaaacaataaaatatgtaGTAACTTTGTGATGTGTTACTTACCAAAAGAAAGCTGTGAgatttgtttaagaaatgagTTTTGGATTGTTTTTGTATGAGAATTGTGTAACATAagcaaataatttttgttttgatgagtTTGAACATAGCATATAAAATATGTATAGTATTTTGAGGTTTGTGTAATAAATCAAGTCTCGATTACAGTGTAGGGAAATCATCTCTGGCTAAGAGTAAATTTCCAGAATGAGCAGACTTTTAATCTACAATATGCATATTTAGGTTCTGATGATCTTACTTATGGAAACCTCGAGCTGATTGCATAATTTCTGGGTTATCCTTCCAGGGCATGAATCAATGATCATACCATAAATGCACTCTAACCAAGTTCAATCATTAAACTGGACAAACATGGTGCGTCTGATAAACAAGTTTGATAGACAAGAACTAATTGTGCCCAGGAAACTGTTGAGGATAAACTAGATTCTTCAACATAAAGACCTTGATGATGATGTCAAAAAACATGGTAAATCTGTAGGCAAGTTGCAATTGAAAAAAGAGTGAGAGTGCAAATTTGGTACTGGACATTTAGTTAACAACAGGGCTAAAGGTCTAGCTGAACAGAATCTAGAATTCACAAGCTTTGAATTATTACATGGTTTTCCTCCTGTGCTTGTGCATGCGTGTGAGTGAGAGAGTCTGTTAAGAATTGTTGGTCCACCCAAGAGAACACTCTATGATAATGATCATTGATCTGTTCAGTTTCTCtacaaaatgtctcaaagtctGTAAGCAACAACAAAAAGTGCCCTTCAAATGagtttcttttacatttttttttccctttcttcatCTGTTAAGAAAATGAATGGTCTGCTTAGACTTGCTCttatctaataaataaatacatgatCTTTATCATTTTCATAGGATAACTGCGCACAGATGATAGATTGCTGAAATATATTATACTAAAAGCTACCAATTCATAAAAGTTAGCATACCAATTTCGGTAGCACATCATACACATTGAGTGATTGCAAATGGGCAACACGACCTTGCTGTTAATCTCCATGCAAATACCacattcttcttctctctctaacTCAATTTCAGAGAGCTTTCCTTTTTCCGACTCACCCTTTCTCTTGTATTTAGTGGCACAAGTTTCTCTCTGTTTCCTGTCTTCTACATCAGTGATTCCTCTTTGAAGTTGCATTAAAGAGGGAAATATCACACCTGTTCTCCAAGAGCCaaaatcgttaaaaaaaaatggattgcCAGACAGTTGGAATTCGTCAGAGAATACATATGCACACTGAACTAAACAAAAAAGTAGAGCATTTCAACTTTTCAAGAACTTGAcggaaaaaaattcaattccttTGGAACCTAGTTACCGTAGAACTCTTTTAGAGTGGCTTTCCTTTCATGAATATACATGGTTGTCTTCCCATCTTGATAAGCCTGTAATAAACCTAATACTATCACACCCTTGACAAGATAAAGGGACCGTGTTCGACACTATTAgactaaaaggaaaaataccAGTTAAAAGGACTGAAAGAAAGATAAGAAATTGCAACTAACCTTGTATATAAGAATCCTAAGCAATCCCAAGGCACCAGCAAGGTTACAATCAGTCCACtgaacaagaaagagaaaaaactgAGCAGCTGGACAGTAGGATAATCTCATCTGAAGGCAGGCGCCGTCGTATTCCCTCGGATAATCAGAAGCCCTGTATCACAAGATGTACTTTACACCTTAAAAACATCGTTACTAATATAATCTGTATAGTGTACATTCAGTCCCGATGGATGCACCTTGCAGATACAACCCTCCCCCTTCCCAAAAAAAACGCCTccccattttctctctttctatgaagaacaaattaTCAAGAGCAGAAGACTTATAATATGCAATAAACATAGTTCAAGAGCcccaaaaatatgaaaaaaaaaaaaccaagcaatGGGCTCAGAGAGGTGCAAACATTGGCTGCAATGAGAATGGAACTAGGCCCATCTCCTAAAAGGATTAAAGGCTTAGGATGATAGATTTAAAATAATTGCAAATGGAGCTAAACAAGCTTTGACTGGTTCTTTCTGACAATCCAGTCTCAGAACCTTAAAAAACTAGTACGTTATGGTGACTCCTCTGGGTTTTGCATTGCTGTCAAACACCCACCATCCAAATCAAGCATGTGTCAATAAAATCAAAAGTGGTTGTGTATAAATCAGGGTTAAGCATTCAAACTGCACAAAATTACAACACAAAATCACTGTAAAGCAAAAATTATCTTcgaaattcaagaaagaaaaaaatgcttgGAGCCCATTGAACACACAGAGCAATTATCAGTAGTTGGAATGTACCACAATTTTCTCCAATTGGGGCATAAGCATATTACACATACCACCGTCATAACTTATAAATTCTAAAAACCATTCCTTTACATTATGCGTCTCCAGACAAAATTCCGAAATAAACCCCTTTACTTGAATTGATCAGCTTAAAACAGTAAAAAATGGAGAAATACAAAAAACAGAGGaagtgaattattattattattattattattattattttaaaaaaaaggactaaaaaTGTAACACATATTTCACAGCTAAACaaacaagaggaaaaaaaaaaaaaaaacttcaataaTTTGATTCTCATACTCTGACTCAAAAACCCAGAATTTTGTTTCATAAACTAAAAACCCACCAAACACccccccaaacaaaaaaaaaaaaaaaaatttgagagggaaagagaaatTTACAGGGTATTGGCAAACTGAATATCAGCTTCGAGGGCCTTAAGGGAATCCTTGAAAGTCTtgcgcatttttttttttcactcaacTCATCCACCGCCAACAGAAGCTCACCCAATTACCCTACCAAACTCCACCACCACCATTCACTCCCCACCTTCCTCCAACCTCCAAAGGCTAAAAAACCAACAAGTCCAAAACAAACCCAATTCTACACCTTTCTCTCACACTTTCTGTAAACACCCAAATAGCCCCTTTTTCTCTTCCCCTGATAATAATCTTCCAGGCTTTTAACTGTCCAGCGTCAGTCTCAGAAactcttgagagagagagagaagagagagaggtggGGCTGACTTGGCTTTCGCTTGGCGAACACgtaaaagtaatatatatatatatatatgaacatctCAACTCTTTATTAATGCGAGGTAGCGGCAGCGGCATTTAGATTctgaaatgaccaaattgcccacTAGCATTCATTGAAATTCGTTTCATTATCACTTCCCGATGTTGCTGTTCACCACCTGCCAGTGACATCACTTAGGTCACTGCAGAAACACGAAAAgtaatatatttaaatttagatgaaataataaattaaagactTTTTGGTTGAGTAATTCCAAAATTAATGATGATTAAAATCTTAATTGATGAAGGATCTTTAATTGGGTCTAGTCATATTCAAATCAGATTCAGAGTaaagtttaaaattattaaGGTAAAACGATTTTGAAACTTGACTATTAAGTGTTaatatttaatcatatttttaGTTATGATCAAATTGattcaacaagaaaaaaaaaaaaaagttttgatgatgtgatataaaagttaaaagtataattacattaatattttgttttttgaaaagtgttttaaaaataattttatattttgaatattttttaataattttgattcttttattttaaaaaaaatgttttgatattggTTCGGAATAGATAtgctttttaactatttttatgtATGAGTTAACGGAATATGAAAGTCATATATAACAcgttattgtaagaattttctttatatttatgaCTTTATAACCTCATAGTATATAGTtatgattttataaaattttatactttatgaTGTAGGAGTTTTATACTcgtaatatttaattaatgaaatactcaaatattttgtgtatatatatataaatgaaaattatattttgttggGATCAACCTTTAAAcagtgttttatatttttaattattagtttatatttttgaaaaaaaagtatattttttttaatgaaaaggaaaattttttttcaaaaccattattAGAGGTCACAAAATTCGTCTTCCATTGATTTAACATGACAATTCTGATTAatttttggattagatttggttaaaaaaaattaaaattattttgaaaaccttacgtcaatattataaaataaaattacggTATATTGCATTagtaatgaaaaaagaaaatattatttgcacTTCAGGTGCACAATATGggtacaacaccccctcacatgggggttGGCTCCACACACTGAGACCTACCCCATGTGAGGAGGTATTGTACCTCTTTTGTACACCTAATAGCAAATAACAAGCcccaataaaaaatatcattgttcagtttttattttctggttGAGGTGAGGTGTCGTTTTGCAGCTCGTGGTTCATGGGAACTGCGTGCCTCAGCGGGTGATGATGTGAAAGATACATTTTAGTCTGTATGAACAGGACAGAGACAGAGTAGTTGGAGACGGTGGTGGCGGCATCTACTGACACGTGAAGGGCCTGCACGAGCTTAACCTAACCGTTACTGGCGGATCCCACCGTCGTTGGTGGTCTAGCGTACGTGTCGTGAAAAGCATGGATCCCACAAGGTCCTAAGATGTATAATAATAGAGTGCTTTGAAGGACTTTAAAGGCGTGTTTGGtaaccattttttcttctttttctcaaaaaaaaatttaaaaaataaaaataaaaaatcagactTCACTTGTACACATTTACaaacaattttctttatttttctcctataaaaaaattcaaaatttctttttacttttttatttctcatctcaaaattctttaaataCTACAATTCTTTTTACAAACTTATCAATCATAGACTTTTAAATACTTCATTAATTATGGACTGtcatgttaatttatttaaaattgtagtaaaaattgtGGTGCCcaaacatttttcataataatattactaaaaataaaattttcctccGACCCTGTTTATCAATATGAGATTTATTCTTAAAACATGACGTGTTCTATTAAAAACACAAATGAGAATTACAAGCTCCTCTAAGCACAAATACCAGTTTAATAACTAAATTAGAGCATTTCCATCTACCCATTTTgctgaaaactttatttattacCAAAAACTTTGTGGTCCCATTGATTACATCAAAGATCAAATTTGACGATTAATTTAGTATTAGGTCTCAgcttaaattataatattttgttggcTAAGTGGCTTTAAGTATAATATAATGATGTATGACAAGGACAATGCTGTTGCTTATAGATAAAGAAGGGCTACTCAAGAAGTTATATCTTATCCAATgactatattatattattttttacaagttGGCATTTTCTCCTCTCTCCCTGCACATCCAACTAGTGGAAGATTGCAAACCAAAGTTAAGTGAggcctattttttatttttattttcttttttttaaaaaaaaaaaaactacatttttatttaagaataaatttttccaaaaacctttttgggatgcaaaattgttgtctttttaAATTCTGAATGAAATTTTGACTGTTTAATGCTCATCACAAGGACCAAAAAATCTCTACCCACAacataattgaatattattattattttcattatttccaATAATAGAACCTTTAAAGTTGATAAAtggattttatttaaatatgtctttaatattatttagttatcttatttaatactattaattttttaagacttATTTTAAGAATTGAATGTTggagaattaaatgatattaatgcatttttaattatttattactataattagggCTTAATTAAAGACTATTAACTATAATTAAgcattcaaatattttttattaatattcattaattggAACTTTAAGCGACCgcctagtttttttttctacatagaGCCACTGAGTCAGCCTTGGACCCTTCATTTAACTTTTGTTAACTATAGAAATGGAATTCTAGTCTGTTTATTAATGTGTTTAGACGTgacttaaaagtaaaatttgtattttttaaaaagtgttttgtattttaagctttatgttaatatatatttttaagaaaaaaaaaaaaattaaccagaATTGCCTAAAAAATGGTAAAGCCAAACAAGTCAAACAGAGGTGCTCACTGGCTACTGCTCACTCTCACTGTTAAGAGATGGCTATAGTCTATAAAGGGGGCAGCAAACCCGAAAAAGTGTAGCTTTCTCTGCGTGCGCCGACAAAGTagaaaacattttttgtttctgttttttgttCATATATAATCATGAAGAACCTTGTACTTGCGCAGTTGCGTGTACTTTAAGAGTTGTTTGACAAGTGGCATTACAAAATATAATAGAATagtaagtttttaatttttaaaattaataaaaagtgatgatgtgatataaaataaaaagaatttgtataaaaaagtgaaaaaattttatattgtagtgaaattttttatttaaatagtaataaaaaattattgatgtgatataaaaaagtaaaaaaagtaaaaatgttttgatgttgattagtagtgaaaaatataaaaaaattaaaaaaaaaaaagtacatgtaaTGTATTGTTCCTTAACAAACAAGCTACAAGGCTCCACTGCAAAGTGGTAGATACTTtttaagggaagaaaaaaatataaaaaatagaggGTTTGAATATAAGAATatacataattttaatttttcaaggaaattttaaaaatttgtgtagcattataattaattaaaatgctTAAAATTTTTTGGCAACTAATATGTAAGATGAGTAAATTAATAgataaattttttcttgaatatattaaattgatatatatctTTAAAGTACATTtatctcaattata encodes:
- the LOC133874212 gene encoding E3 ubiquitin-protein ligase AIRP2 isoform X2; translated protein: MRKTFKDSLKALEADIQFANTLASDYPREYDGACLQMRLSYCPAAQFFLFLVQWTDCNLAGALGLLRILIYKAYQDGKTTMYIHERKATLKEFYGVIFPSLMQLQRGITDVEDRKQRETCATKYKRKGESEKGKLSEIELEREEECGICMEINSKVVLPICNHSMCMMCYRN
- the LOC133874212 gene encoding E3 ubiquitin-protein ligase AIRP2 isoform X1; amino-acid sequence: MRKTFKDSLKALEADIQFANTLASDYPREYDGACLQMRLSYCPAAQFFLFLVQWTDCNLAGALGLLRILIYKAYQDGKTTMYIHERKATLKEFYGVIFPSLMQLQRGITDVEDRKQRETCATKYKRKGESEKGKLSEIELEREEECGICMEINSKVVLPICNHSMCMMCYRNWRVRSQSCPFCRDSLSRVDSDDLWICISRSEIVDLSSIFRENLKRLFMYIDKLPLIVPDPTFVSYDPRHR